Proteins from one Streptomyces sp. NBC_00289 genomic window:
- a CDS encoding AAA family ATPase, whose translation MTVPSASAFSSPSSSPPSSGSPSPAGSPFPFGSGVPALTESSRRASRPALPRLTELRLSAFAAHRGAAFPLGPLTLLAGPSGRGKTSALRAYEALARLGGGAALGEVFPDPVACVPERARPDAQRRRGFRIGCTADGPEGSVRLDVAVQAEPELRIVGERLTAGGLVLLETALRDPGRRTVQAAWHTAGASPVTRAPLPDDRLGTPLLPLRVAGKTEGQRRVLAAAEQMVVALRSVFACDPRPARMRAAVPTGSGRLLGGCDNLADVLWRTRAECGRRHAQLVAAVRAGCAGPVADLCAEPLGDGTVRAVLDRGDGVRTPLGRLGEGELRYLALSLVLLTGPGVLDLDAAGEVPAAMQTLTVLADGLDRGLDPGQRGELLRLAARMCERGHIRLVGTVSDASWTSVADGISVVHLDA comes from the coding sequence ATGACCGTGCCCTCCGCCTCCGCCTTCTCCTCTCCCTCCTCCTCGCCCCCTTCCTCGGGTTCTCCCTCTCCGGCCGGGTCTCCTTTCCCCTTCGGCTCCGGTGTCCCGGCACTCACGGAGTCCTCGCGGCGTGCGTCGCGGCCGGCGCTGCCGCGGCTCACCGAGCTGCGGCTGTCCGCCTTCGCCGCGCATCGGGGCGCCGCCTTCCCACTGGGACCGCTCACCCTGCTCGCCGGGCCCAGCGGCCGCGGCAAGACGAGCGCGCTGCGGGCGTACGAGGCACTCGCCCGGCTCGGTGGCGGAGCGGCCCTCGGTGAGGTGTTCCCCGACCCGGTCGCCTGTGTGCCCGAGCGCGCCCGGCCCGACGCCCAGCGCCGCCGTGGGTTCCGCATCGGCTGCACGGCCGACGGTCCCGAGGGCTCGGTCCGGCTCGACGTCGCCGTCCAGGCCGAGCCCGAACTGCGCATCGTGGGGGAGCGGTTGACGGCCGGCGGCCTGGTGCTCCTGGAGACCGCCCTGCGCGATCCGGGGCGCCGTACCGTCCAGGCCGCCTGGCACACCGCCGGGGCGTCGCCGGTCACCCGCGCCCCGCTGCCGGACGACCGGCTCGGCACCCCGCTGCTCCCGCTGCGCGTGGCCGGCAAGACGGAGGGCCAGCGTCGGGTGCTCGCCGCCGCGGAGCAGATGGTGGTGGCCCTGCGGTCCGTCTTCGCCTGCGACCCGCGGCCGGCACGGATGCGTGCCGCCGTGCCCACCGGCTCCGGTCGGCTGCTCGGCGGCTGCGACAACCTCGCCGACGTGCTGTGGCGCACCCGTGCGGAGTGCGGCCGCCGGCATGCGCAACTCGTCGCCGCGGTGCGCGCCGGCTGTGCGGGACCCGTCGCCGACCTGTGCGCCGAACCGCTCGGCGACGGCACGGTACGGGCGGTGCTCGACCGTGGCGACGGCGTCCGGACGCCGCTCGGGCGGCTGGGCGAGGGCGAGTTGAGGTACCTGGCCCTGTCGCTGGTCCTGCTCACCGGGCCGGGGGTGCTGGATCTCGACGCGGCCGGCGAGGTGCCGGCCGCCATGCAGACGCTCACCGTGCTCGCCGACGGGCTCGACCGGGGGCTGGATCCGGGCCAGCGGGGCGAACTGCTGCGGCTCGCGGCCCGTATGTGCGAGCGCGGACACATCCGGCTCGTCGGCACGGTGAGCGACGCGTCGTGGACCTCCGTGGCGGACGGAATCTCGGTGGTACACCTGGACGCGTGA
- a CDS encoding cell division protein SepF, giving the protein MNSYDVTDEQWEGLAQVVPLRGRDAWPSAVGHRALPDAETETRRRFVVLRINVFADAREVAETLMAGIPVLLDLTSAETEVAKRVLDFSTGVVFGLASGMHRVDRNVFLLTPSGTEVTGLMEGAGVPGA; this is encoded by the coding sequence GTGAACAGCTACGACGTCACCGATGAACAGTGGGAAGGACTCGCTCAGGTCGTTCCGTTGCGAGGCCGGGACGCCTGGCCGTCCGCGGTGGGCCATCGCGCGCTCCCGGACGCGGAGACCGAGACCCGCCGCCGTTTCGTCGTGCTCAGGATCAACGTGTTCGCGGACGCCCGCGAGGTCGCCGAGACGCTGATGGCGGGCATCCCCGTGCTGCTCGACCTGACCAGCGCGGAGACCGAGGTCGCCAAGCGGGTCCTGGACTTCAGTACGGGCGTCGTCTTCGGCCTGGCGAGCGGGATGCACCGCGTCGACCGGAACGTGTTCCTGCTGACGCCGTCCGGAACCGAGGTGACGGGGCTGATGGAGGGCGCGGGAGTGCCCGGCGCGTGA
- a CDS encoding YceI family protein — MTVAVETGLWQLDPTASTVALRHRTMWGLVTVKGAFAAIAGQGEVRPDGSAVGTVTLDVASLDTGNAKRDTHLRSADFFDADNHPEITFAARSAELREGDTVHVIGQLTVRGVSRPLSFTGSLGAADAAGFTLNAEVTVDRAQFGMTWNQLGMIRGLTTIATTLRFTRTAA, encoded by the coding sequence ATGACCGTCGCTGTGGAAACCGGCCTGTGGCAGCTCGACCCGACCGCGTCCACGGTCGCCCTGCGCCACCGGACGATGTGGGGGCTCGTCACGGTGAAGGGCGCCTTCGCCGCGATCGCCGGCCAGGGCGAGGTCCGCCCCGACGGGTCGGCCGTGGGCACCGTGACCCTGGACGTCGCCTCCCTGGACACCGGGAACGCCAAGCGGGACACGCACCTGCGCTCCGCCGACTTCTTCGATGCCGACAACCACCCCGAGATCACCTTCGCCGCCCGCAGCGCCGAACTCCGCGAGGGCGACACCGTGCACGTCATCGGTCAGCTGACCGTGCGCGGCGTCAGCAGGCCGCTCTCCTTCACCGGCAGCCTCGGGGCAGCCGACGCGGCCGGGTTCACGCTGAACGCCGAAGTCACGGTGGACCGGGCTCAGTTCGGCATGACCTGGAACCAGCTGGGCATGATCCGCGGCCTGACCACGATCGCCACCACGCTCCGCTTCACCAGGACAGCCGCCTGA
- a CDS encoding MarR family winged helix-turn-helix transcriptional regulator, translated as MADPDEHATDLPECPAAQGGGGLLPAELRAWMLLVGATGAVEQQLRSVVKKRLDVSHDEFLILCLLAEQPGAGLRMTRVAELLGRPKTRLTYQIACLQHAGLVTRKSVCGDKRGVEVALTDKARELLTETSGALAETVTRALAQFVGPAQREAVCGLLPGLAGEMNAEAMGAEGMNVEEMNAEGTNAVEMNAE; from the coding sequence ATGGCCGACCCCGACGAGCACGCCACCGACCTGCCCGAATGTCCCGCCGCGCAGGGCGGCGGCGGACTCCTGCCGGCCGAGCTGCGCGCGTGGATGCTGCTGGTGGGGGCGACGGGGGCGGTGGAACAGCAGCTGCGTTCCGTGGTCAAGAAACGCCTCGACGTGTCGCACGACGAGTTCCTCATCCTCTGCCTGCTGGCCGAACAGCCCGGAGCGGGCCTGCGCATGACCCGGGTCGCCGAACTCCTGGGCCGCCCCAAGACCCGGCTCACCTACCAGATCGCCTGCCTCCAGCACGCGGGACTCGTCACCCGCAAGTCGGTGTGCGGCGACAAGCGAGGCGTGGAGGTGGCCCTCACCGACAAGGCGAGAGAGCTGCTCACGGAGACCTCCGGGGCCCTCGCCGAGACCGTCACCCGGGCCCTGGCCCAGTTCGTCGGTCCGGCCCAGCGGGAGGCGGTGTGCGGACTGCTGCCGGGCCTGGCCGGGGAGATGAACGCGGAGGCAATGGGCGCGGAGGGGATGAACGTGGAGGAGATGAACGCGGAGGGGACGAACGCGGTGGAGATGAACGCGGAGTAG
- a CDS encoding sigma-70 family RNA polymerase sigma factor — MITPVLTAPRGKGDESGKEPECIPGSSDESITAWALAARGGDADAVEHFVRALHRDVLRYVAHLCADPQAVDDLAQDTFLRALGSLHLFEGRSSARAWLLSIARRAVIDGYRRTAARPRLCDAPDWQLAVEHAQPRGLPGFDDGVVLLDLLARLPEERREAFVLTQLLGLPYAEAALVSGCPVGTLRSRVARARATLVHLLADPSESVGPSADTDRTAASRATSPATWAAARQAVRPPAVPIA, encoded by the coding sequence GTGATCACTCCTGTGCTGACCGCCCCGCGCGGAAAAGGCGACGAAAGCGGCAAGGAACCCGAGTGCATACCCGGGTCGTCCGACGAGTCGATCACCGCCTGGGCGCTCGCCGCCCGAGGTGGTGACGCGGACGCCGTCGAGCACTTCGTCCGCGCCCTGCACCGCGACGTCCTGCGCTACGTCGCCCATCTGTGCGCCGATCCCCAGGCGGTGGACGACCTTGCGCAGGACACGTTCCTGCGGGCGCTCGGCAGCCTGCACCTGTTCGAGGGCCGCTCCTCGGCCCGCGCCTGGCTGCTGTCCATCGCCCGCCGCGCGGTGATCGACGGCTACCGCCGCACCGCCGCCCGGCCGCGCCTGTGCGACGCGCCTGACTGGCAGCTGGCCGTCGAGCACGCCCAGCCGCGCGGCCTGCCCGGCTTCGACGACGGAGTGGTGCTGCTCGACCTGCTGGCGAGGTTGCCCGAGGAGCGGCGGGAGGCGTTCGTCCTCACCCAGTTGCTCGGCCTGCCCTACGCGGAAGCGGCCTTGGTGAGCGGCTGCCCCGTCGGCACCCTGCGCTCACGCGTGGCCCGGGCCCGCGCGACGCTCGTCCACTTGCTGGCCGACCCGAGCGAGTCCGTCGGCCCGTCGGCCGACACCGACCGGACGGCGGCAAGCCGGGCAACAAGCCCGGCAACATGGGCAGCGGCAAGGCAGGCGGTCCGACCGCCCGCCGTGCCGATCGCCTGA
- a CDS encoding YcnI family protein: protein MSRTRSTLRRAGIVTALAAGSVLTAAGIASAHVTVHPESYAKGATDGVLTFRVPNEEDTAATTKVQVFLPTDHPVLGVLVSPHDGWTAKVTTTKLTTPVKTDDGTITDAASEVTWTGGTIRPGQYEDFDIAFGQLPDTAGRLTFKTLQTYSDNKVVRWIDEAGQDGQEPENPAPVVRLTAAGGSPTGSASGAGVASAKTAQSAASASDSTARGLGIAGLVVGVLGLAAGAFAVVRGRTRTGG from the coding sequence ATGTCCCGAACCCGCTCCACCCTCCGTCGCGCCGGAATCGTGACCGCGCTCGCCGCCGGCTCGGTCCTGACCGCCGCGGGCATCGCCTCCGCGCATGTCACCGTCCACCCGGAGAGTTACGCCAAGGGCGCCACGGACGGTGTCCTCACCTTCCGTGTCCCCAACGAGGAGGACACCGCCGCCACCACGAAGGTGCAGGTCTTCCTGCCCACCGACCACCCGGTCCTGGGCGTTCTCGTCTCCCCGCACGACGGCTGGACCGCCAAGGTGACGACCACGAAGCTCACGACCCCGGTCAAGACGGACGACGGCACCATCACCGACGCGGCGTCGGAGGTCACCTGGACCGGCGGCACAATCCGACCGGGCCAGTACGAGGACTTCGACATCGCCTTCGGTCAACTCCCCGACACCGCCGGCCGGCTCACCTTCAAGACCTTGCAGACGTACTCCGACAACAAGGTCGTCCGCTGGATCGACGAGGCCGGTCAGGACGGGCAGGAACCGGAGAACCCGGCGCCGGTCGTGCGGTTGACCGCGGCCGGTGGCTCGCCGACCGGCTCCGCGAGCGGCGCGGGCGTTGCGAGCGCCAAGACCGCCCAGTCGGCGGCCTCGGCGAGCGACTCGACCGCGCGCGGCCTCGGCATCGCCGGCCTGGTGGTCGGCGTACTGGGCCTGGCTGCCGGGGCGTTTGCCGTCGTGCGCGGCCGCACGCGCACCGGCGGCTGA
- a CDS encoding helix-turn-helix domain-containing protein: MPVGDGLGELSVSVLRSDGSGELALPWSADADTTVDDALYAAVHARGAVTVPHDGAEVSLAPGDIVFCAPGPAGLPRFGYDVRMAVFRIPRSCLGITESELRRITGTPLSCADGVSALVSNFLTLLASEAALRRTRVGDRLARNAVDLLAVLVTELLGTRTAGPTDVGARTLSRIRDFVELHLTDPDLSPESIALAHHISVRYLHKLFRSEGTTVGQWVRQRRLDACRRDLDRPPQRRLTVAAVAHRWGFTSPSHFSRAFRDAYGMSPSAWQARAASPPLTPPAGNTPLPVS, encoded by the coding sequence GTGCCGGTCGGTGACGGTCTCGGCGAGCTGAGCGTCTCCGTGCTCCGGTCCGACGGCTCGGGCGAACTCGCCCTGCCCTGGTCGGCGGACGCGGACACGACGGTCGACGACGCCCTGTACGCCGCCGTGCACGCCCGGGGTGCGGTCACGGTCCCGCACGACGGTGCCGAGGTGTCGCTCGCACCCGGCGACATCGTCTTCTGCGCCCCGGGCCCGGCCGGCCTCCCACGCTTCGGCTACGACGTCCGGATGGCGGTCTTCCGCATACCGCGTAGCTGCCTGGGGATCACCGAATCCGAGCTGCGCCGCATCACCGGAACGCCCCTGAGCTGCGCGGACGGCGTGTCGGCGCTGGTGTCGAACTTCCTGACCCTTCTCGCCTCCGAGGCGGCCCTGCGCCGCACGCGCGTCGGTGACCGGCTCGCCCGCAACGCGGTGGACCTCCTCGCCGTACTCGTCACGGAACTCCTCGGCACACGGACGGCCGGCCCGACGGACGTCGGCGCCCGGACGCTGTCCCGCATCCGCGACTTCGTCGAACTGCACCTGACGGACCCGGACCTGTCTCCGGAGTCGATCGCGCTCGCCCACCACATCTCCGTCCGCTATCTGCACAAGCTCTTCCGGAGCGAGGGCACGACGGTCGGTCAATGGGTACGGCAGCGCAGGCTCGACGCCTGCCGACGCGACCTGGACCGGCCACCGCAGCGCAGGCTCACCGTGGCCGCCGTGGCGCACCGCTGGGGATTCACCAGTCCGTCGCACTTCAGCCGGGCCTTCCGGGATGCCTACGGCATGTCGCCCAGTGCATGGCAGGCCCGGGCGGCGTCGCCACCGCTCACGCCTCCGGCCGGGAACACACCGCTTCCCGTCTCATAG
- a CDS encoding BTAD domain-containing putative transcriptional regulator: MRFEVLGPLRVREGERELDLGFPQQRALLGLLVVQAGQPVTAGGIVDVLWPGRPPASAVNVVRRYVGALRRLLEPGLPPRAPGKRLPRRPGGYLLEAADDEVDLLRFRGLTKRGKRAAATGRPEVALRHFVEALSAWRGPVAMGIPASVREHAVFAEVERELVHTTTMAADAALLCGRTQDVLPRLRQALQLDPLNESLHARLVMALATAGLQAQALDAYESVRRLLTRELGVGPGAELSAAHTRVLRQELRPGGTGVDRARHATELVVPQPLVRAAQLPPGLKVFTGRRTELDTLRNIVTGATSDGTGAGAYGSGGRSYGSGGTSDDTGARRDGTGARTDDGTETRRHGTGTTPGRSETRPDDTGTTTDGTGTRPDHTGTTTPHRTGAPATVLISGMPGIGKSALAVRWAHEVADRFPDGQLYVDLRGSAPSRAPLRPEDALRAMLAALGVAPRRIPADRGALAGLYRSLLPGRRLLLLLDDALDTEQVRPLLPASPGCLTLVTSRNGLSGLVASGALPLRLDLPSAEDARALLAVRVGHRRLAAEPEAVDEIVARCGRLPLALAGVAARAVTRPDFPLAAIATALRAGRNSLDAFADPDGAADVRTAFTCSYRRLRPESARLFRLLSPHPGPDLTAAAAAALAAVPARTARLVLEELADAHLVTEHTPGHYATHDLLRVFAAELGAAHDSPAERHAAWQHLSDHDDTRTKHT, translated from the coding sequence ATGCGGTTCGAGGTACTGGGTCCTCTTCGGGTGCGCGAGGGGGAGAGGGAACTCGATCTCGGGTTCCCGCAGCAACGCGCCCTGCTGGGCCTGCTCGTGGTGCAGGCCGGTCAGCCCGTGACGGCGGGCGGGATCGTCGACGTGCTCTGGCCCGGGCGGCCGCCGGCCAGCGCGGTCAACGTCGTACGCCGTTACGTCGGTGCGCTGCGGCGGCTGCTGGAACCCGGTCTGCCGCCCAGGGCGCCCGGAAAGCGCCTGCCGCGCCGGCCCGGCGGCTACCTGCTGGAGGCCGCCGACGACGAGGTCGACCTGCTGCGGTTCCGCGGCCTCACCAAGCGCGGCAAGCGGGCCGCGGCCACCGGTCGGCCCGAGGTGGCGCTGCGGCACTTCGTCGAGGCACTGAGCGCATGGCGGGGACCCGTCGCCATGGGGATCCCCGCTTCGGTGCGCGAGCACGCCGTGTTCGCCGAGGTCGAGCGCGAACTGGTGCACACGACGACGATGGCGGCCGACGCGGCGCTGCTGTGCGGCAGGACGCAGGACGTCCTGCCACGGCTGCGTCAGGCCCTCCAACTCGACCCGTTGAACGAGTCGTTGCACGCCCGACTCGTCATGGCCCTCGCCACCGCCGGCCTCCAGGCCCAGGCCCTGGACGCGTACGAGAGCGTACGGCGGCTGCTGACACGGGAGTTGGGGGTGGGGCCGGGTGCCGAGCTGTCCGCGGCGCACACCCGGGTGCTCCGCCAGGAGTTGCGGCCGGGCGGCACCGGCGTCGACCGGGCGCGGCACGCGACCGAGCTCGTGGTGCCGCAACCACTGGTCCGAGCCGCCCAGTTGCCGCCCGGCCTGAAGGTCTTCACCGGCAGGCGGACGGAGCTCGACACCCTGCGGAACATCGTCACCGGGGCGACGTCGGACGGCACAGGGGCCGGGGCGTACGGCTCCGGAGGCAGGTCGTACGGCTCCGGAGGCACGTCGGACGACACCGGGGCAAGGAGAGACGGTACCGGGGCAAGGACGGACGACGGTACCGAGACCAGACGGCACGGCACGGGAACGACGCCGGGCCGCAGCGAGACCCGACCGGACGACACCGGAACGACGACGGACGGCACCGGGACCAGACCGGACCACACCGGAACGACGACGCCGCACCGCACCGGGGCACCCGCGACGGTCCTGATCAGCGGGATGCCGGGGATCGGGAAGTCCGCGCTCGCGGTCCGCTGGGCGCACGAGGTCGCCGACCGCTTTCCGGACGGTCAGCTCTACGTCGACCTGCGGGGGTCCGCGCCGTCCCGGGCGCCGCTGCGGCCGGAGGACGCCCTGCGCGCGATGCTCGCCGCGCTCGGCGTGGCGCCACGGCGGATACCGGCGGACCGCGGTGCCCTCGCCGGCCTGTACCGCAGCCTGCTGCCGGGCCGACGGCTGCTCCTCCTGCTGGACGACGCCCTCGACACCGAGCAGGTCAGGCCACTGCTGCCCGCGTCGCCCGGCTGCCTGACACTGGTCACCAGCCGCAACGGCCTGTCCGGTCTGGTCGCCTCCGGTGCCCTCCCGCTGCGCCTGGACCTGCCGTCGGCGGAGGACGCGCGGGCCCTGCTGGCCGTGCGCGTGGGCCACCGGCGCCTGGCCGCCGAACCGGAGGCGGTGGACGAGATCGTCGCGCGTTGCGGCCGGCTGCCGCTGGCCCTGGCCGGAGTGGCCGCCCGCGCCGTCACCCGGCCGGACTTTCCGCTCGCGGCCATCGCCACCGCGCTGCGTGCCGGGCGAAACAGCCTCGACGCGTTCGCGGACCCGGACGGGGCGGCCGACGTACGCACCGCCTTCACCTGCTCCTACCGGCGTCTGCGGCCCGAGAGCGCCCGGCTGTTCCGGTTGCTGTCACCGCACCCGGGCCCCGACCTCACCGCGGCCGCGGCGGCGGCCCTCGCCGCCGTCCCGGCCCGCACGGCACGGCTGGTCCTCGAGGAACTCGCCGACGCCCACCTCGTCACCGAACACACGCCGGGCCACTACGCCACGCACGACCTGCTGCGCGTGTTCGCCGCCGAACTCGGCGCGGCACACGACTCCCCGGCCGAACGGCATGCCGCGTGGCAACACCTCTCCGACCACGACGACACCCGCACGAAGCACACCTGA
- a CDS encoding helix-turn-helix domain-containing protein: MVWQEQVCRMPMGLDIVVTDRAPTRLPAPAGGAGQPEPAAHRFVVPGPGEYLFVGVRGSTTPAPATPATDVRRLREVTVGPGDICFYDADRPPALDAPEHVRLKVFLVPREALGLEERDLRRVMAAPVGRSSRLGTLLSPFLSELADTVSSSRPPVAELLAWNAVNLLATLATGHLGKDATGTPRVHSPLVSRIQRYIDLHLADPDLSPEAIAAAQHISVRYLHRLFQDEGTTVGRWIQRRRLEECRRDLLYRVRDRQTIAAVAGRWGFLSATHFSRVFRAAYGMSPSEWRDTAGRGARPRRAG, from the coding sequence ATGGTGTGGCAGGAACAGGTGTGCCGGATGCCCATGGGCCTCGACATCGTCGTCACCGACCGGGCACCGACGCGGCTGCCCGCCCCTGCCGGCGGAGCCGGGCAGCCCGAGCCGGCGGCCCACCGGTTCGTCGTACCCGGCCCGGGCGAGTACCTCTTCGTCGGCGTCCGGGGCAGCACCACCCCCGCCCCCGCCACTCCTGCGACCGACGTGCGGCGGCTCCGGGAGGTCACCGTCGGCCCCGGGGACATCTGCTTCTACGACGCGGACCGGCCGCCGGCGCTCGACGCCCCCGAGCACGTCCGTCTGAAGGTCTTCCTGGTCCCGCGCGAGGCGCTGGGGCTCGAGGAACGCGACCTGCGGCGGGTCATGGCGGCCCCGGTCGGCCGGTCCTCCCGGCTGGGCACACTGCTGTCGCCGTTCCTGTCCGAACTCGCCGACACCGTCTCCTCGTCCCGGCCGCCGGTCGCCGAGCTGCTCGCCTGGAACGCCGTGAACCTCCTGGCCACCCTGGCCACCGGCCACCTGGGCAAGGACGCGACAGGCACCCCCCGCGTCCACTCACCGCTGGTGTCGCGCATCCAGCGGTACATCGACCTGCATCTGGCCGACCCGGACCTGTCCCCCGAGGCGATCGCGGCGGCCCAGCACATCTCGGTGCGCTACCTGCACCGGCTGTTCCAGGACGAGGGCACCACGGTCGGCCGGTGGATCCAGCGTCGCCGCCTGGAGGAGTGCCGGCGCGACCTGCTGTACCGGGTCCGGGACCGGCAGACGATCGCGGCGGTCGCCGGCCGCTGGGGCTTCCTGAGCGCCACGCACTTCAGCCGGGTGTTCCGGGCCGCGTACGGCATGTCCCCCAGCGAGTGGCGGGACACGGCCGGCCGGGGAGCACGGCCGCGCCGCGCCGGGTGA
- a CDS encoding alpha/beta hydrolase gives MSDTVEPVKPVLEPAAAAFAEATANPPYLFDLAPAEGRKAVDEVQSGDIEKPRIDEEWITVEGGPTGSVRARIVRPAGAEGSLPVIFYIHGAGWVFGNAHTHDRLVRELAVGAGAAVVFPEYDLSPEVRYPVAIEQNYAVARWVVEQGAGKNLDSSRLAVAGDSVGGNMAAALTLMAKERGDVPLVQQVLFYPVTDANFDTGSYHQFAEGYFLRRDGMQWFWDQYTTDEAERAQITASPLRATTEQLTGLPPALVITGEADVLRDEGEAYANKLRTAGVPVTAVRFQGIIHDFVMLNALRETHAAEAAITLAVSTLRTALHGN, from the coding sequence ATGTCCGACACCGTCGAGCCGGTCAAGCCCGTCCTGGAGCCGGCGGCAGCCGCCTTCGCCGAGGCGACCGCCAACCCGCCCTACCTCTTCGACCTGGCGCCCGCGGAGGGCCGCAAGGCGGTCGACGAGGTGCAGTCCGGCGACATCGAGAAGCCGCGGATCGACGAGGAATGGATCACGGTCGAGGGCGGTCCGACGGGCAGCGTCCGGGCCCGCATCGTACGTCCCGCCGGTGCCGAGGGCAGCCTGCCGGTGATCTTCTACATCCACGGTGCGGGCTGGGTGTTCGGCAACGCGCACACGCACGACCGCCTGGTGCGCGAACTCGCGGTCGGCGCGGGCGCCGCCGTGGTCTTCCCGGAGTACGACCTCTCGCCGGAGGTCCGTTACCCGGTCGCCATCGAGCAGAACTACGCGGTCGCGCGGTGGGTCGTCGAGCAGGGCGCCGGCAAGAACCTGGACAGCTCGCGGCTGGCGGTGGCCGGCGACTCCGTCGGCGGCAACATGGCCGCCGCGCTGACGCTGATGGCCAAGGAGCGCGGCGACGTCCCGCTGGTCCAGCAGGTGCTGTTCTACCCGGTCACGGACGCGAACTTCGACACCGGCTCCTACCACCAGTTCGCGGAGGGCTACTTCCTGCGCCGCGACGGCATGCAGTGGTTCTGGGACCAGTACACGACCGACGAGGCCGAGCGGGCGCAGATCACCGCGTCCCCGCTGCGCGCCACCACCGAACAGCTCACCGGCCTGCCCCCGGCGCTGGTCATCACGGGCGAGGCCGACGTGCTGCGCGACGAGGGCGAGGCGTACGCCAACAAGCTGCGCACGGCCGGCGTCCCCGTCACCGCCGTCCGCTTCCAGGGCATCATCCACGACTTCGTGATGCTCAACGCCCTGCGCGAGACGCACGCCGCCGAAGCCGCGATCACGCTGGCCGTCAGCACCCTGCGCACGGCGCTCCACGGCAACTGA
- a CDS encoding alpha/beta fold hydrolase has translation MPTTPTVLLVHGAFADAGSWSGVIAELQNHGIPVLAPPNPLRGLVSDAAYIASVASQIDGPVVLVGHSYGGALITVAGTTQNVVGLVYIAAYVLEEGESLGELQGRFPLSQLVSNLKEWTYPSEGTEPAVEVTIKAEAYPEIFAADVPASVTKVLAAAQRPLAAAAFAETASAAAWQTKPSWALVAGADQAINPEVERFGAKRAGATIVELEGASHAVAVSQPQRVADLIREAVRATS, from the coding sequence ATGCCCACCACCCCCACCGTCCTTCTCGTGCACGGCGCCTTCGCCGACGCCGGCAGCTGGTCCGGAGTCATCGCCGAGCTGCAGAACCACGGCATCCCCGTGCTCGCACCGCCCAACCCGCTGCGGGGCCTGGTGTCGGACGCCGCGTACATCGCCTCCGTCGCCTCCCAGATCGACGGTCCGGTCGTGCTGGTCGGCCACTCCTACGGCGGTGCGCTGATCACGGTGGCCGGCACCACGCAGAACGTCGTGGGGCTCGTCTACATCGCCGCCTATGTCCTCGAGGAGGGCGAAAGCCTCGGCGAGCTGCAGGGGCGCTTCCCCCTGTCGCAGCTCGTCAGCAACCTCAAGGAGTGGACCTACCCCAGCGAGGGCACGGAGCCCGCGGTGGAGGTCACCATCAAGGCCGAGGCGTATCCGGAGATCTTCGCCGCGGACGTGCCGGCCTCCGTCACCAAGGTCCTGGCGGCGGCGCAGCGTCCGCTGGCCGCCGCCGCGTTCGCGGAGACGGCCTCGGCGGCCGCGTGGCAGACGAAGCCGTCCTGGGCACTGGTGGCCGGCGCCGACCAGGCGATCAACCCCGAGGTCGAGCGCTTCGGCGCCAAGCGCGCGGGCGCCACGATCGTCGAACTCGAGGGAGCCTCGCACGCGGTGGCGGTGTCCCAGCCCCAGCGGGTCGCCGACCTCATCCGCGAGGCGGTACGCGCAACAAGCTGA